The following proteins come from a genomic window of Methanocella conradii HZ254:
- a CDS encoding cytochrome c biogenesis CcdA family protein codes for MMPSRRRDAISGCRSYLRAALLAATVMLALITLMPYGLCDKAIHIAYIYSPLCSTCERSTPVIRSVINDCRGLDIRYSEHSFSSKEGMDYMERYGLSSVPAIIVEGRAIGFEDFNGDTRKLEALLRQSISDASKTQSNATVRVATRIPNVDGELSVAAVFLAGLLAGINPCLLAVMMFVSAMAMSIKGRRTDIIFSLLAFCAGLLFIYLAMGVGFLRLIEKVPSIAAAMRAGIILITFGLAGFAFYEAYQVKANAERPSIFKSFVGRYKPLYRKFSLAASFGLGIAFGLIKMPCVGGIYLAILGAILESGEAGGGLPYLAAYNLGVVLPVLALGAFLALGLSPARVEEFRERHRMALKAMTGLLLAAMAVGLMLNAL; via the coding sequence ATGATGCCTTCCAGACGCAGAGATGCCATTAGCGGTTGCCGTTCTTATTTAAGGGCCGCCCTTCTGGCCGCCACAGTCATGCTGGCGCTCATCACGCTAATGCCATACGGCCTGTGCGATAAAGCCATCCACATAGCCTATATCTATAGCCCCCTATGCTCCACATGCGAGCGCTCGACGCCGGTCATAAGGAGCGTCATAAATGACTGCAGAGGCCTGGACATAAGGTATAGCGAGCATTCTTTCAGCTCGAAGGAAGGCATGGACTACATGGAGCGCTACGGCCTGAGCTCGGTGCCTGCCATCATCGTGGAAGGCCGGGCCATAGGGTTTGAGGACTTCAACGGGGACACGAGAAAACTGGAGGCGCTTTTGAGGCAGAGCATCTCGGATGCATCTAAAACCCAGAGTAATGCGACGGTCAGGGTGGCCACCCGCATACCTAACGTGGACGGCGAGCTTTCGGTGGCGGCCGTATTCCTGGCAGGGCTGCTGGCAGGCATCAACCCGTGCCTGCTGGCCGTCATGATGTTCGTGTCCGCCATGGCCATGTCGATTAAGGGCAGGCGCACTGACATCATCTTTAGCCTGCTGGCCTTTTGCGCAGGCCTTCTCTTCATTTACCTGGCAATGGGCGTCGGCTTTCTCAGGCTCATAGAGAAGGTGCCGTCTATCGCAGCAGCCATGAGGGCGGGCATCATATTGATTACCTTTGGGCTGGCGGGTTTCGCCTTCTACGAGGCCTACCAGGTAAAGGCTAACGCGGAAAGGCCGTCGATATTCAAGTCGTTTGTGGGCAGGTATAAGCCATTATACAGGAAGTTCAGCCTGGCGGCAAGCTTCGGCCTTGGAATCGCTTTCGGCCTCATCAAGATGCCCTGCGTCGGCGGCATATACCTGGCCATCCTCGGCGCCATCCTTGAGTCTGGCGAAGCCGGGGGAGGCCTGCCATACCTGGCCGCCTATAACCTCGGAGTGGTACTGCCAGTCCTGGCATTGGGAGCGTTTCTGGCCCTCGGCCTTAGCCCGGCCAGGGTCGAAGAGTTCCGCGAGCGCCATCGCATGGCGCTAAAGGCCATGACGGGGCTGCTCCTGGCGGCGATGGCCGTCGGCCTCATGCTCAACGCCCTGTGA
- the hsp20 gene encoding archaeal heat shock protein Hsp20: MARRRNPFDIFSDFEEMFEEMLREFEKMGPGEHISGPFFYGFSINQRPGEEPEIREFGNIRPERGRIEIGERKPLVDVFDTDKTVQIVAEMPGIEKEDVELNVEGRELEIKASRGDRKYHEFVELPADVDIDTARASYKNGVLDITLNKVEKNKGRKRINVE; this comes from the coding sequence ATGGCAAGAAGGAGAAACCCGTTTGACATATTCAGCGACTTTGAGGAGATGTTCGAGGAGATGCTGAGAGAGTTCGAGAAGATGGGGCCTGGCGAGCACATCAGCGGCCCGTTCTTCTACGGCTTCTCGATCAACCAGCGCCCGGGCGAAGAGCCCGAGATAAGGGAGTTCGGCAACATCCGGCCTGAGAGGGGCAGGATCGAGATCGGCGAGCGGAAGCCGCTGGTGGACGTGTTCGACACCGATAAGACGGTGCAGATCGTCGCCGAGATGCCTGGCATCGAGAAGGAGGACGTCGAGCTTAACGTGGAGGGCCGCGAGCTCGAGATAAAGGCGTCGCGCGGCGACCGCAAGTACCACGAGTTCGTGGAGCTTCCTGCAGACGTCGATATCGACACGGCCAGGGCGTCCTACAAGAACGGAGTGCTGGACATCACGCTGAACAAGGTTGAGAAGAATAAGGGCAGGAAGAGGATAAACGTGGAGTAG
- a CDS encoding ArsR family transcriptional regulator: MDMPYLLDILGNENRRNILTLLSYRPCYVTEISEELGVAPKAIIDHLKILESAGLVVSYHDEQGRKYYEIADNLRIEVSISPLMFDVSVSRVEVRSEEQKTIRERYAATSGALNALKYMSDELQRLNRSAMELRETQNSLQAMISEVTGMCVELINQLAADQIEAEILYLLIRGPASYEELADKLNIPEDEMKGELARLLKKGIVTYRKGLWSIK; the protein is encoded by the coding sequence ATGGATATGCCATACCTGCTGGACATACTGGGCAACGAGAACAGGCGCAACATACTCACGTTGCTATCCTACCGCCCCTGCTATGTCACGGAAATCTCCGAGGAGCTTGGCGTAGCCCCCAAGGCCATCATCGACCACCTCAAAATCTTAGAGTCGGCCGGCCTCGTGGTCAGCTACCACGACGAGCAGGGGCGCAAGTACTACGAGATCGCCGATAACCTGCGGATAGAGGTATCGATATCCCCGCTCATGTTCGACGTGAGCGTGAGCCGCGTGGAGGTGCGCTCCGAGGAGCAGAAGACGATCAGGGAGCGGTACGCGGCAACGAGCGGGGCCTTGAATGCGCTGAAGTACATGTCGGACGAGCTCCAGCGCCTCAACCGCTCTGCCATGGAGCTAAGGGAAACCCAGAATTCCTTGCAGGCGATGATATCCGAGGTCACCGGCATGTGCGTCGAGCTTATAAACCAGCTGGCCGCGGACCAGATAGAGGCTGAGATACTCTATCTGCTGATACGCGGCCCCGCAAGCTACGAGGAGCTGGCGGACAAGCTCAACATCCCGGAAGATGAGATGAAGGGCGAGCTGGCGAGGCTTTTGAAAAAAGGGATCGTGACCTACAGGAAAGGACTATGGAGCATAAAATAG
- a CDS encoding CDC48 family AAA ATPase, giving the protein MADRNEVTLRVQEAYHRDVGRGIARIDMETMKKLGMVSGDIIEIEGKGATSYAVVWPGYPSEEGKGVILIDGNTRANARVGIDDRVKVRKIQAKPAERITLAPTQPIRITGGEYYLLKLLEGRPTSKGQNIRVEMLGSPMEFVVTSTRPAGPVIADRRTEITISEKPAAEKLERVPRVTYEDIGGLKREIGLVREMIELPLRHPELFQKLGIDPPKGVLLYGPPGTGKTMIAKAVASETDANFISISGPEIMSKYYGESEKQLRDIFKDAEDNAPSIIFIDEIDSIAPRREEVTGEVERRVVAQLLALMDGLQARGQVIVVAATNRPNAVDPALRRGGRFDREIEIGVPDKNGRLEILHVHTRGMPLAQDVNLEKIAEVTHGFVGADIASLCKEAAMHALRAIMPEIDIEKEIPQEVLDKLQIRMADFEDALKNIEPSAMREVFVEVPNVHWDDIGGLEKVKQELRETVEWPLKYKDVFEVTHTRAPKGILVFGPPGTGKTLLAKAVANESEANFISVKGPEVLSKWVGESEKAVRETFRKARQSAPTIIFFDEIDAIAPTRGGSFDSHVTERVVSQLLTELDGLEELHSVVVMAATNRPDMVDTALLRPGRLDRLLYIPPPDERSRAEIFKIHTRGKPLGPDVDFEALAKRTKDYVGADIEAVCREASMMAIREYINGSMSPEEAKSKAKDIRITMKHFEAALRKVKPSASRESMKAYERLAENFARQVTDIDEENKEV; this is encoded by the coding sequence ATGGCAGACAGGAACGAAGTGACGCTGCGGGTACAGGAGGCCTACCACAGGGACGTGGGCAGGGGCATCGCCCGCATCGACATGGAGACGATGAAGAAGCTGGGCATGGTGAGCGGCGACATCATCGAGATAGAGGGCAAGGGCGCCACCTCGTACGCCGTCGTGTGGCCAGGGTACCCGAGCGAGGAGGGCAAGGGAGTCATACTCATAGATGGCAACACGAGAGCGAACGCCAGGGTCGGCATCGACGACAGGGTTAAGGTGAGAAAGATCCAGGCAAAGCCCGCCGAGCGGATCACGCTGGCCCCTACTCAGCCTATACGGATTACTGGCGGCGAGTACTACCTGTTGAAGCTGCTGGAAGGCCGGCCCACCTCCAAGGGCCAGAACATAAGGGTGGAGATGCTGGGCAGCCCGATGGAGTTCGTGGTGACCTCGACGAGGCCCGCAGGGCCGGTCATCGCCGACAGGCGGACGGAGATCACCATAAGCGAGAAGCCTGCAGCCGAGAAGCTGGAAAGGGTGCCGAGGGTAACATACGAGGATATAGGCGGCCTAAAAAGGGAGATAGGCCTGGTAAGGGAGATGATCGAGCTCCCGCTGAGGCACCCGGAGCTATTCCAGAAGCTGGGCATAGACCCGCCCAAGGGCGTGCTCCTGTACGGCCCGCCGGGCACGGGCAAGACCATGATAGCCAAGGCGGTGGCCAGCGAGACCGACGCTAACTTCATCAGCATTAGCGGCCCCGAGATAATGTCCAAGTACTACGGAGAGTCCGAGAAGCAGCTTCGGGACATCTTCAAGGACGCCGAGGATAACGCGCCTTCGATAATATTCATAGATGAGATAGACTCGATTGCGCCGAGGCGTGAGGAAGTCACGGGGGAGGTGGAGAGAAGGGTTGTGGCGCAGCTGCTGGCCCTGATGGACGGACTGCAGGCCCGCGGCCAGGTCATCGTTGTGGCGGCCACGAACAGGCCGAACGCGGTTGACCCTGCGCTCCGCCGTGGAGGCAGGTTCGACAGGGAGATAGAGATAGGCGTCCCAGACAAGAACGGCCGCCTCGAAATACTGCACGTCCATACAAGAGGAATGCCGCTAGCGCAAGACGTCAACCTGGAGAAGATAGCCGAAGTCACCCACGGCTTCGTGGGCGCCGACATAGCCTCCCTATGCAAGGAGGCGGCGATGCACGCCCTGAGGGCTATCATGCCCGAGATAGACATAGAGAAGGAGATCCCCCAGGAGGTCCTGGACAAGCTCCAGATAAGGATGGCCGACTTCGAGGATGCGCTGAAAAACATCGAGCCCTCTGCCATGAGGGAAGTGTTCGTAGAGGTGCCGAACGTCCACTGGGACGACATCGGTGGCCTGGAGAAGGTGAAGCAGGAGCTCAGGGAGACCGTGGAGTGGCCGCTGAAGTACAAGGACGTGTTTGAGGTCACCCACACGAGGGCGCCCAAGGGCATACTCGTGTTCGGCCCGCCGGGCACGGGCAAGACACTTCTTGCGAAGGCGGTGGCCAACGAGTCCGAGGCCAACTTTATCAGCGTCAAGGGCCCCGAGGTCCTGTCGAAGTGGGTCGGGGAGTCTGAGAAGGCGGTAAGGGAGACGTTCCGCAAGGCGAGGCAGAGCGCCCCCACTATAATCTTCTTCGACGAGATAGACGCCATCGCCCCGACGAGGGGCGGGAGCTTCGACTCGCACGTCACCGAGCGGGTGGTCTCTCAGCTTTTGACTGAGTTAGATGGCCTTGAGGAGCTTCACAGCGTGGTGGTGATGGCGGCAACGAACCGGCCTGACATGGTCGATACGGCCCTGCTTAGGCCCGGCAGGCTCGACAGGCTCCTGTACATCCCGCCCCCGGACGAGCGTTCCAGGGCGGAGATCTTCAAGATCCACACCAGGGGCAAGCCGCTCGGCCCGGACGTGGACTTCGAGGCGCTGGCCAAGCGTACGAAGGACTACGTCGGGGCAGATATAGAGGCGGTGTGCCGCGAGGCGTCCATGATGGCAATAAGGGAGTACATCAATGGCTCGATGTCGCCGGAGGAGGCTAAGAGCAAGGCGAAAGACATCCGAATAACGATGAAGCACTTCGAAGCGGCCCTTAGAAAGGTAAAGCCGTCCGCGTCGAGGGAGAGCATGAAGGCGTACGAGCGCCTGGCCGAGAACTTCGCCAGGCAGGTCACGGATATAGACGAGGAAAATAAGGAGGTATAG
- a CDS encoding CDC48 family AAA ATPase has protein sequence MKELYLKVAKALPSDFGRGIARIDPNTLLELKLSPGDIIEIEGKRATVAKVWRAEKQDWGQEMIRIDGFTRQNADVGIGERVKVKKASVKDATHIVLAPPEGTAIQFSGNAVEMIKHQLLKRPVMLGDVVPLMSSMPNPFMGRTLSNQAIPLIAVKVEPAGAVIIGESTEIELRDKPVRGYEQVKTTGITYEDIGGLKDEVQRVREMIELPMKHPELFQQLGIEPPKGVLLHGPPGTGKTLLAKAVANECGAEFFSIAGPEIMSKYYGESEQRLREIFENARDNAPSIIFIDELDSIAPRREEVTGEVERRVVAQLLTMMDGLEERGQVVVIGATNRVDAVDPALRRGGRFDREIEIGVPDAHDRLEILQIHTRGMPLDNVNLEKLASITHGFVGADLAGLAKEAAMKALRRYLPNIDLDKEIPREFLEQMRVTNADFFDALKDVQPSAMREIFIEPTQTRWSDVGGLEEAKQEIIETIEWPLKNPKKFADMGIKPPKGIVLYGPPGTGKTLLAKAVANESEANFISIRGPELLSKWVGESEKAVRETFRKARQVAPAIIFFDELDALTPARAASEGGMQNVERSVVNQLLTELDGLVELEGVVVIGATNRPDIIDSALLRPGRFDRLVYVGPPSAEGRVSIFKIHTRYSELEEKLGRMLKGLNVTLDKKTHVVELFDLLKPYTNLQVKAICGVAAEMASKEQDAGHVTLKHFKEAIKKVKADPELLSKVKPDGTPEEAQPFYQGVMPLSVDVDFHELADLTENYVGSDIEAICREAAMLALRENFEAKVVEMRHFREALKKVKPTMNDMVKSYYQGIRDHFKGGISKEIQKVYTTDQYV, from the coding sequence ATGAAGGAATTGTACCTGAAGGTAGCAAAGGCGCTGCCCAGCGACTTTGGAAGGGGCATCGCGCGAATTGACCCTAACACGCTCCTGGAGCTTAAGCTGTCTCCAGGGGACATCATAGAGATAGAGGGGAAGCGTGCCACGGTGGCCAAGGTATGGCGGGCCGAGAAGCAGGACTGGGGCCAGGAGATGATCCGCATCGATGGGTTTACCAGGCAGAACGCCGACGTGGGCATCGGTGAGCGGGTCAAGGTCAAAAAGGCCTCGGTCAAGGACGCGACGCACATCGTGCTCGCCCCGCCAGAGGGCACGGCCATACAGTTCAGCGGCAACGCCGTGGAGATGATAAAGCACCAGCTTCTGAAGCGCCCGGTCATGCTTGGGGACGTGGTGCCGCTTATGAGCAGCATGCCGAACCCGTTCATGGGAAGGACGCTGTCGAACCAGGCGATACCGCTGATAGCCGTGAAGGTCGAGCCGGCCGGCGCCGTGATAATCGGGGAGAGCACCGAGATAGAGCTCAGGGACAAGCCCGTGAGGGGCTACGAGCAGGTGAAGACGACAGGGATTACCTATGAGGACATAGGCGGCCTCAAGGACGAGGTGCAGCGCGTCCGCGAGATGATCGAGCTCCCCATGAAGCACCCCGAGCTTTTCCAGCAGCTAGGCATTGAGCCGCCCAAGGGAGTGCTGCTGCACGGCCCGCCGGGCACGGGCAAGACACTTCTTGCGAAGGCGGTGGCCAACGAGTGCGGCGCGGAGTTCTTCTCCATCGCAGGCCCGGAGATAATGTCCAAGTACTATGGAGAGTCGGAGCAGAGGCTGCGCGAGATATTCGAGAACGCCCGCGATAACGCGCCTTCCATAATCTTCATCGACGAGCTGGACTCGATAGCGCCGAGGCGCGAGGAGGTCACCGGGGAGGTGGAGAGAAGGGTTGTGGCGCAGCTATTGACCATGATGGACGGCCTCGAGGAGAGGGGCCAGGTCGTGGTCATCGGCGCCACAAACCGCGTTGACGCGGTGGACCCTGCTCTCCGCCGTGGCGGCAGGTTCGACCGTGAGATTGAGATAGGCGTGCCCGACGCCCACGATAGGCTGGAAATACTCCAGATTCACACGAGAGGCATGCCTCTTGACAACGTCAACCTGGAGAAGCTCGCCTCGATAACCCATGGCTTTGTGGGAGCGGATTTGGCAGGCCTGGCAAAGGAGGCGGCCATGAAAGCGCTTCGCAGGTACCTGCCCAACATCGACCTGGACAAGGAGATACCCAGGGAGTTCCTGGAGCAGATGCGCGTCACTAATGCAGATTTCTTCGACGCCCTCAAGGACGTGCAGCCCTCAGCCATGAGGGAGATATTCATAGAGCCGACCCAAACCAGGTGGAGCGACGTGGGCGGCCTCGAGGAGGCCAAGCAGGAGATCATCGAGACCATAGAGTGGCCTCTCAAGAACCCCAAGAAGTTCGCGGACATGGGCATTAAGCCCCCGAAGGGCATCGTCCTCTACGGCCCACCTGGCACGGGCAAGACGCTGCTGGCAAAGGCGGTGGCCAACGAGTCCGAGGCCAACTTTATCAGCATTCGGGGCCCTGAATTGCTCTCCAAGTGGGTTGGCGAGTCCGAGAAGGCGGTGCGCGAGACGTTCCGCAAGGCGAGGCAGGTTGCTCCGGCCATCATCTTCTTCGACGAGCTGGACGCCCTGACTCCCGCCCGCGCAGCCAGTGAAGGGGGCATGCAGAACGTGGAGCGCAGCGTGGTCAACCAGCTTTTAACCGAGCTGGACGGCCTCGTGGAGCTGGAGGGAGTCGTGGTGATTGGCGCGACGAACAGGCCGGACATCATCGATTCTGCGCTGCTGAGGCCGGGCAGGTTCGACAGGCTCGTGTACGTGGGCCCGCCTTCCGCCGAGGGCAGGGTGAGCATCTTCAAGATACACACGAGGTATAGCGAGCTCGAAGAGAAGCTGGGCCGCATGCTGAAAGGCCTGAACGTGACGCTGGACAAGAAGACGCATGTGGTCGAGCTGTTCGACCTCCTGAAGCCGTATACGAACCTGCAGGTGAAGGCCATCTGTGGCGTGGCGGCAGAGATGGCTTCGAAGGAGCAGGACGCGGGCCATGTGACTCTTAAGCACTTTAAGGAGGCCATCAAAAAGGTGAAGGCTGATCCGGAGCTTCTCTCTAAGGTGAAGCCCGATGGCACGCCCGAAGAGGCCCAGCCATTCTACCAGGGCGTCATGCCGCTCTCCGTCGACGTGGACTTCCATGAGCTAGCGGACCTCACGGAGAATTACGTGGGGAGCGACATCGAGGCCATATGCCGGGAGGCCGCCATGCTCGCCCTGCGGGAGAACTTCGAGGCAAAGGTGGTTGAGATGCGGCACTTCCGCGAGGCCCTTAAGAAGGTGAAGCCCACCATGAATGACATGGTGAAGAGCTACTACCAGGGCATAAGGGACCACTTCAAGGGCGGCATCTCTAAGGAGATACAGAAGGTATA